The stretch of DNA CCCCCTCCTCTCCCTCTGCCTTGGCCGCCGCGATGCCGTCGTCGTCACCTCGCTGCGGCTGGCCAAGGAGTGCTTCTCCTCCGAGCTTGACGTCAACTTCGCCAACCGCCCGCGGTTCCCCTCGGCGCGGGAGGTCTCGTTCGGCTACACGGGGCTGTCAGCCGCGAGCTACGGTCCGCACTGGCGCGCCATGCGCCGCATCGCCACCGTGCACCTCCTCTCGGCGCGCCGCGTCGACCTCATGTCCGATGCCGCCATCGCAGGCGAGACCCGCGCCATGGTGCGACGCCTTGCGCGCGCTGCCGCCGGTGGCTTTGCCAGGGTCGAGCTGAAGAGGAATCTGTTCGAGCTCTCGCACGGCGTCCTCATGGAGGCCATCGCCGGAACCAAGGGCACGCGTGCTGCCGCCTTGGACGCCGACATGTCCGAGGAGGCGCACGAGTTCAAGAAAGTGGTGGACGAGATCGTGCCGCTGCTCGGCATGGCGAACCTGCACGACCACCTGCCGGCACCGCTGCGCTGGCTGGACTTGGGTGGCGTACGCTGGAGGCTCACCGAGCTGGTGAACCGGAGGAACGCGCTGATGCACAGTCTGATCGATGCAGAGAGGCAAAGGCGGCGGCAGGAGGACCACGCTGCCGAGGAGCTGCTGCCGGAGTCAAAGAGCATGATCGGCGTGATGCTCCAGCTGCAGGAGTCCGATCCGCAGCAGTACACGGACACTTTCATCGCCGCTCTAGTCACCGTGAGTACTCCTCTCCTACTGCTTCGTCTTGTACGTTTTATACAACCAAAATGCATATATCCACgctgctctgctctgctctgTAAAGAACCTCTTCGGCGGCGGCACGGTGACCACGTCGGCGACCATGGAATGGGCCATGTCGCTGCTGCTCAACCAGCCGGACGCGCTGCGGAAGGCGCGAGAGGAGGTGAGCGCGCGTGTCGGCCACGCCCGCCTCCTCGGCAAGGAGGACCTCCCCCACCTCCCTTACCTCCGGTGCATAATCAGCGAGACCCTGCGGCTCTACCCCGCCGCGCCACTGCTGTCGCCGCACGAGTCCTCCGCCGACTGCAGCCTCCATGGCTACCACCTCCCGGCGGGCACCATGCTGCTCGTCAACGCCTACGCCATCCACCGGGACCCGTCCGTGTGGGACGACCCAGAGGAGTTCAGGCCAGAGAGGTTCGACGTCAATGGCGACGGCCAGGGCCATGAGGGGATGATGATGCTGCCGTTCGGGATGGGGCGACGGCGGTGCCCCGGGGAGAGCCTTGCGCTGAGAACCATGGGGCTGGTGCTGGGGACCTTGATCCAGTGCTTCGACTGGAGCAGGGTGGCCGGAGACGAGGTTGACATGACGCAGGCCTCTGCCAAGATCCTGTATAAAGCTGTTCCTTTGGTAGCGCTCTGCAAACCACATGACAGCATGCGGGCTATGCTTCAATCAGGATCTAGCTAGT from Triticum urartu cultivar G1812 chromosome 3, Tu2.1, whole genome shotgun sequence encodes:
- the LOC125547692 gene encoding cytochrome P450 81Q32-like, with the protein product MELGAYYSMVMSNLMLVLTVVMVSATYLLMRRMRGKKRLPPGPGLALPLVGHLHLLREKPLHVTLAGLATRHGPLLSLCLGRRDAVVVTSLRLAKECFSSELDVNFANRPRFPSAREVSFGYTGLSAASYGPHWRAMRRIATVHLLSARRVDLMSDAAIAGETRAMVRRLARAAAGGFARVELKRNLFELSHGVLMEAIAGTKGTRAAALDADMSEEAHEFKKVVDEIVPLLGMANLHDHLPAPLRWLDLGGVRWRLTELVNRRNALMHSLIDAERQRRRQEDHAAEELLPESKSMIGVMLQLQESDPQQYTDTFIAALVTNLFGGGTVTTSATMEWAMSLLLNQPDALRKAREEVSARVGHARLLGKEDLPHLPYLRCIISETLRLYPAAPLLSPHESSADCSLHGYHLPAGTMLLVNAYAIHRDPSVWDDPEEFRPERFDVNGDGQGHEGMMMLPFGMGRRRCPGESLALRTMGLVLGTLIQCFDWSRVAGDEVDMTQASAKILYKAVPLVALCKPHDSMRAMLQSGSS